In one Alnus glutinosa chromosome 14, dhAlnGlut1.1, whole genome shotgun sequence genomic region, the following are encoded:
- the LOC133856940 gene encoding mitogen-activated protein kinase kinase kinase 3 — MPAWWPVRKSCKNKEQNPVSAHLNPSKSSVKNDRLKAKDKEKPNSFDEVVLRNSPRTSKDFGGSSGFSGCDSDGGDRVGHPLPLPSILSGNDSNNSVVVGLGSGSGSVSSVSSSGSSEDQPVAQEHGQVGQFRGLGDSKINMRPRSPGPSSKGPSSPTSPLHLRCALNSESPTGKQEDGKSQCHRLPLPPGSPTSPSALPNTRTSGVIENTTSTQSNWKKGRLLGRGTFGHVYLGFNSGSGQMCAIKEVRVASDDHTSRECLKQLNQEINLLSQLSHPNIVRYYGSELGEETLSVYLEFVSGGSIHKLLQEYGSFKEPVIQNYTRQIISGLAYLHGRHTVHRDIKGANILVDPNGEIKLADFGMAKHITACSSMLSFKGSPYWMAPEVVMNTNGYSLAVDIWSLGCTILEMATSKPPWSQYEGVAAIFKIGNSKDTPEIPERLSNDAKSFIKLCLQRDPSARPTALQLLDHPFIRDQATTRVANINVTKDAFPYMFDGSRTPPVLELHSNRSKMTLSDRNYATMPVFATSGTLKSPRDSIRAITSLPVSPCSSPLRHYGPAHKSGLLSPPHPAFAMMGQSGYNSNDYSSYTTMRTSPSYTFDPWRETSPYRAHTPPGGSPRTRPI; from the exons ATGCCTGCTTGGTGGCCGGTGAGAAAGTCCTgcaagaacaaagaacaaaaccCAGTTAGCGCCCACCTCAATCCCTCCAAATCGTCAGTCAAGAATGACAGACTCAAGGCCAAGGACAAGGAAAAGCCCAACAGCTTCGACGAGGTCGTCTTGCGGAATTCGCCGCGTACCAGCAAGGATTTCGGCGGCTCCTCTGGCTTTTCGGGTTGCGATTCCGATGGCGGCGACAGGGTAGGCCATCCGCTGCCTCTGCCGTCGATTCTGTCCGGGAACGATTCTAACAACAGCGTCGTGGTCGGCTTGGGATCTGGATCCGGCTCGGTTTCGAGTGTGAGCTCATCTGGGTCATCGGAGGATCAGCCGGTTGCTCAGGAACATGGTCAAGTCGGTCAGTTCAG AGGACTTGGTGATTCCAAGATCAACATGAGGCCAAGAAGCCCCGGACCAAGCTCGAAGGGCCCCTCAAGCCCCACATCACCTCTTCATCTGCGGTGCGCCTTGAATTCGGAGTCTCCAACGGGAAAGCAAGAAGACGGGAAGAGTCAATGTCATCGCTTGCCTCTTCCTCCAGGTTCTCCTACTAGCCCTTCCGCCTTGCCCAACACAAGAACAAGTGGAGTAATTGAAAACACAACTTCTACACAGTCCAATTGGAAGAAAGGAAGGCTTCTAGGAAGAGGGACTTTTGGGCATGTATACCTCGGATTTAATAG TGGAAGTGGGCAAATGTGTGCAATAAAAGAAGTCAGGGTTGCTTCTGATGATCATACTTCAAGAGAATGTCTCAAGCAACTGAACCAG GAGATAAATTTGCTTAGTCAGCTGTCACATCCAAACATTGTTCGATACTATGGGAGTGAATTG GGTGAGGAAACGCTCTCAGTTTATTTGGAATTTGTATCTGGTGGCTCAATTCACAAATTACTTCAAGAATATGGTTCCTTTAAGGAACCTGTTATTCAAAATTATACCAGGCAGATTATTTCTGGGCTTGCCTACTTACATGGAAGGCATACAGTGCACAG GGACATCAAAGGGGCAAACATCTTAGTAGATCCTAATGGTGAAATCAAGTTGGCAGACTTTGGCATGGCTAAACAT ATAACAGCTTGTTCCTCAATGCTTTCTTTCAAGGGAAGTCCTTATTGGATGGCGCCTGAG GTTGTAATGAATACAAATGGCTACAGTCTTGCTGTTGATATTTGGAGTTTGGGATGTACAATTCTTGAAATGGCAACGTCCAAACCACCATGGAGCCAGTATGAGGGG GTGGCTGCCATATTCAAAATCGGTAACAGCAAAGATACTCCTGAAATTCCTGAAAGGCTTTCAAATGATGCAAAGAGTTTTATAAAGCTATGCTTGCAGCGAGACCCATCAGCACGGCCTACAGCCTTACAACTACTAGATCACCCTTTTATTCGAGACCAGGCAACGACTAGAGTAGCAAACATAAATGTGACCAAGGATGCCTTCCCGTACATGTTTGATGGAAGCCGCACACCG CCAGTGTTAGAACTCCATTCAAATAGATCAAAGATGACTTTGAGTGATAGAAATTATGCAACAATGCCAGTTTTTGCCACTTCAGGAACTTTGAAAAGCCCAAG GGATAGCATAAGAGCGATTACATCTTTACCTGTATCTCCCTGTTCAAGTCCATTACGACACTATGGACCTGCACACAAGAGCGGTTTGCTATCTCCTCCTCACCCGGCATTTGCAATGATGGGACAAAGTGGCTATAATTCAAACGACTACTCGTCATATACAACGATGAGAACAAGCCCATCGTACACTTTTGATCCTTGGCGGGAGACCTCTCCATACAGAGCCCATACCCCCCCTGGTGGCTCACCAAGAACAAGACCCATTTGA